Proteins encoded in a region of the Pseudomonas sp. GOM7 genome:
- the rpoD gene encoding RNA polymerase sigma factor RpoD yields the protein MSVKAQQQSRLKELISRGREQGYLTYAEVNDHLPEDISDPEQVEDIIRMINDMGINVFESAPDADALLLAEADTDEAAAEEAAAALAAVETDIGRTTDPVRMYMREMGTVELLTREGEIEIAKRIEEGIREVMSAIAHFPGTVDNILSEYNRVTTEGGRLAEVLSGYIDPDDGSVPDEAAAPVPVQDGANAKDDEEDEDEESESGDDEESDGDGGPDPEEAARRFTAVAEQQDKVQKALKKHGRGSKQATEELAALAELFMPIKLVPKQYDALVNQVRGALDRLRAQERAIMQLCVRDARMPRADFLRLFPGNEVDMDWAADLAKGKAKYAEALGNLQSDIKSCQQKLVELEAECNLSLAEIKDINRRMSIGEAKARRAKKEMVEANLRLVISIAKKYTNRGLQFLDLIQEGNIGLMKAVDKFEYRRGYKFSTYATWWIRQAITRSIADQARTIRIPVHMIETINKLNRISRQMLQEMGREPTPEELGERMEMPEDKIRKVLKIAKEPISMETPIGDDEDSHLGDFIEDSTMQSPIDVATVESLKEATREVLAGLTAREAKVLRMRFGIDMNTDHTLEEVGKQFDVTRERIRQIEAKALRKLRHPTRSEHLRSFLDE from the coding sequence ATGTCCGTAAAAGCGCAACAGCAATCTCGTTTGAAAGAATTGATCAGCCGTGGTCGCGAGCAGGGTTACCTGACGTATGCGGAGGTCAACGACCACCTGCCGGAAGATATTTCCGATCCGGAACAGGTGGAAGACATCATCCGCATGATCAACGACATGGGGATCAACGTATTCGAGAGCGCTCCGGATGCGGACGCCCTGTTGTTGGCCGAAGCCGACACCGACGAAGCCGCAGCCGAAGAAGCCGCCGCCGCCCTCGCCGCCGTTGAGACCGATATCGGCCGCACCACCGATCCGGTGCGCATGTACATGCGTGAAATGGGTACCGTGGAACTGCTGACCCGCGAAGGCGAAATCGAAATCGCCAAGCGCATCGAGGAAGGCATCCGCGAGGTGATGAGCGCCATCGCCCACTTCCCCGGCACCGTCGACAACATCCTCTCCGAGTACAACCGCGTCACCACCGAAGGCGGCCGCCTGGCCGAGGTGTTGAGCGGCTACATCGACCCGGATGACGGCAGCGTCCCGGACGAAGCCGCCGCCCCCGTTCCGGTACAGGACGGCGCCAACGCCAAGGATGACGAAGAAGACGAGGACGAAGAAAGCGAAAGCGGCGACGATGAAGAATCCGATGGCGATGGTGGCCCGGATCCGGAAGAGGCCGCACGCCGATTCACCGCCGTCGCCGAGCAGCAGGACAAGGTTCAGAAAGCCCTGAAGAAGCATGGCCGTGGCAGCAAGCAGGCCACCGAAGAGCTGGCCGCGCTGGCCGAGCTGTTCATGCCGATCAAGCTGGTACCCAAGCAGTACGACGCCCTGGTCAACCAGGTGCGCGGCGCCCTCGACCGCCTGCGCGCCCAGGAACGCGCCATCATGCAACTGTGCGTGCGTGACGCGCGCATGCCGCGTGCCGACTTCCTGCGCCTGTTCCCAGGCAACGAAGTGGACATGGACTGGGCTGCCGACCTGGCCAAGGGCAAGGCCAAGTACGCCGAGGCCCTGGGTAATCTGCAGAGCGATATCAAGAGCTGCCAGCAGAAGCTGGTGGAACTGGAAGCCGAGTGCAACCTGAGCCTGGCCGAGATCAAGGACATCAACCGTCGCATGTCGATCGGTGAAGCCAAGGCTCGTCGCGCCAAGAAGGAAATGGTCGAGGCCAACCTGCGCCTGGTCATCTCCATCGCCAAGAAGTACACCAACCGCGGCTTGCAGTTCCTCGACCTGATTCAGGAAGGCAACATCGGCCTGATGAAGGCGGTGGACAAGTTCGAGTACCGTCGCGGCTACAAGTTCTCGACCTACGCCACCTGGTGGATCCGCCAGGCGATCACCCGCTCGATTGCCGACCAGGCGCGCACCATCCGTATTCCGGTGCACATGATCGAGACCATCAACAAGCTCAACCGCATCTCCCGTCAGATGCTCCAGGAAATGGGTCGCGAGCCCACTCCAGAAGAGCTCGGTGAGCGCATGGAAATGCCCGAGGACAAGATCCGCAAGGTATTGAAGATCGCCAAAGAGCCGATCTCCATGGAAACCCCGATCGGCGACGACGAGGATTCGCACCTGGGCGACTTCATCGAGGACAGCACCATGCAGTCCCCGATCGACGTGGCCACGGTCGAAAGCCTCAAGGAAGCTACCCGCGAAGTCCTGGCCGGCCTCACCGCCCGTGAAGCCAAGGTACTGCGCATGCGCTTCGGCATCGACATGAACACCGACCACACCCTCGAGGAAGTGGGCAAACAGTTCGATGTCACCCGTGAGCGTATCCGCCAGATCGAAGCCAAGGCGCTGCGCAAACTGCGTCACCCGACACGAAGCGAGCACCTGCGCTCCTTCCTCGACGAGTGA
- the rpsU gene encoding 30S ribosomal protein S21: MPAVKVKENEPFDVALRRFKRSCEKAGVLAEVRSREFYEKPTAERKRKAAAAVKRHAKKVQREQRRSVRLY, from the coding sequence ATGCCAGCCGTCAAAGTTAAAGAGAACGAACCCTTCGACGTAGCCCTGCGTCGTTTCAAGCGCTCCTGCGAGAAAGCCGGTGTACTGGCTGAAGTCCGTAGCCGCGAATTCTACGAAAAGCCGACCGCTGAGCGTAAGCGCAAGGCCGCTGCCGCCGTCAAGCGTCACGCCAAGAAAGTGCAGCGCGAGCAGCGTCGCAGCGTCCGCCTGTACTAA
- the dnaG gene encoding DNA primase codes for MAGLIPQSFIDDLLNRTDIVDVVSSRVQLKKTGKNYSACCPFHKEKTPSFTVSPDKQFYYCFGCGAGGNALGFVMDHDQLDFPQAVEELAKRAGMDVPREDSGRGHKPRQPVDSPLYPLLEAAAEHYRQALKSHPQRKYAVDYLKGRGLTGEIARDFGLGFAPPGWDNLLKQLGGDALQQKAMIDAGLLIENADTGKRYDRFRDRIMFPIRDSRGRVIAFGGRVLGDDKPKYLNSPETPVFHKGQELYGLYEARKHNRDLDEIMVVEGYMDVIALAQQGLRNAVATLGTATSEEHLKRLFRIVPSVLFCFDGDAAGRNAAWRALESTLPSLQDGRRARFLFLPEGEDPDTLVRAEGTDAFRARINQHAQPLADYFFQQLCEEADPRSLEGKAHLVTLAAPLIDKIPGNNLRALMRQRLSEITGLSGEALSQIGNTPRSPTPSQRHTPASQDQAYPDYADVPSGDYYDALPDLGGYEHPPPSQPSYESTPSKSKGNWKKDGGKWQKKGQGKDYPPRTAVKVESPHLSALRTLLHHPQLAQKVEDVSHFADEEDTYAQLLVALVGALQKSPNLRSLQLIARWHGTEQGRLLRALAEKEWLISADNLEQQFFDTITTLAARQRERSLEQLLRKARQSELSAEEKDQLRTLLSRSTSSVSPSSTGA; via the coding sequence ATGGCCGGCCTGATCCCGCAGTCCTTCATCGATGACCTGCTCAACCGCACCGACATCGTCGATGTGGTGAGTTCGCGCGTCCAACTGAAGAAGACCGGCAAGAACTACAGCGCCTGCTGCCCCTTCCACAAGGAAAAGACCCCCTCCTTCACCGTCAGCCCGGACAAGCAGTTCTACTACTGCTTCGGCTGCGGCGCCGGCGGCAACGCCCTCGGCTTCGTCATGGATCACGATCAACTGGATTTCCCCCAGGCGGTCGAGGAACTGGCCAAGCGCGCCGGCATGGACGTGCCCCGCGAGGACAGCGGGCGCGGGCACAAACCCAGACAGCCAGTGGACTCGCCCCTCTACCCGCTGCTGGAAGCCGCCGCCGAGCATTATCGCCAGGCACTGAAAAGCCACCCACAGCGCAAGTACGCCGTGGACTACCTCAAGGGCCGCGGCCTGACCGGGGAAATCGCCCGCGACTTCGGCCTGGGCTTCGCCCCGCCGGGCTGGGACAACCTGCTCAAGCAACTGGGTGGCGACGCCCTGCAGCAGAAGGCCATGATCGACGCCGGCCTGCTGATCGAGAATGCCGACACCGGCAAGCGCTATGACCGCTTCCGCGATCGCATCATGTTCCCCATCCGCGACAGCCGCGGCCGGGTGATCGCCTTCGGCGGCCGCGTGCTGGGAGACGACAAGCCCAAGTACCTGAACTCGCCGGAAACCCCGGTGTTCCACAAGGGCCAGGAACTCTACGGCCTGTACGAGGCGCGCAAGCACAACCGCGATCTCGACGAGATCATGGTGGTCGAAGGCTACATGGACGTCATCGCCCTGGCCCAGCAAGGCCTGCGCAATGCCGTGGCAACCCTGGGCACGGCCACCAGCGAGGAACACCTCAAGCGCCTGTTCCGCATCGTGCCCAGCGTGCTGTTCTGCTTTGACGGCGACGCCGCCGGGCGCAATGCCGCCTGGCGCGCCTTGGAGTCCACCCTGCCAAGCCTGCAGGACGGTCGCCGCGCGCGCTTTCTGTTCCTGCCCGAAGGCGAAGACCCCGACACCCTGGTACGCGCCGAAGGCACCGATGCCTTCCGCGCACGCATCAACCAGCATGCGCAACCACTGGCCGACTACTTCTTCCAGCAACTGTGCGAAGAGGCCGATCCGCGCTCCCTGGAAGGCAAGGCGCACCTGGTCACCCTGGCCGCACCGCTGATCGACAAGATCCCCGGCAACAACCTGCGCGCCCTGATGCGCCAGCGCCTGAGCGAGATCACCGGGCTGTCCGGCGAAGCCCTCAGCCAGATCGGCAACACACCGCGCAGCCCGACACCGAGCCAGCGCCACACCCCAGCGAGCCAGGATCAGGCCTACCCGGACTATGCCGACGTCCCCAGCGGCGATTATTACGATGCCCTACCTGACCTGGGCGGCTATGAACACCCGCCCCCCAGCCAGCCCAGCTACGAGAGCACCCCCAGCAAGAGCAAGGGCAACTGGAAGAAGGATGGCGGCAAGTGGCAGAAGAAAGGCCAGGGCAAGGACTACCCGCCACGCACTGCGGTCAAGGTGGAGTCACCCCACCTGAGCGCCCTGCGCACCCTGCTACACCACCCACAACTGGCGCAGAAAGTGGAAGATGTCAGCCACTTCGCCGACGAAGAGGACACCTACGCTCAGCTACTGGTGGCACTGGTCGGCGCCCTGCAGAAAAGCCCCAACCTGCGCTCGCTGCAGCTAATCGCTCGCTGGCACGGCACTGAGCAAGGTCGTCTGTTGCGCGCCCTGGCGGAAAAGGAATGGCTGATTTCGGCCGACAACCTTGAACAACAGTTTTTCGACACTATAACTACTCTTGCAGCCCGCCAGCGGGAACGCAGCCTTGAACAATTGCTGCGCAAGGCGCGCCAGAGTGAACTAAGCGCAGAGGAAAAAGATCAACTGCGCACATTACTAAGCCGCAGCACCTCATCAGTCAGTCCCTCTTCAACTGGCGCGTAA
- a CDS encoding SpoVR family protein: MSPAEKKRQPISTGSEWTFELIRTYDREIARIAERYALDTYPNQIEVITAEQMMDAYASVGMPLGYHHWSYGKHFLATEKGYKRGQMGLAYEIVINSDPCIAYLMEENTICMQALVIAHACYGHNSFFKGNYLFRTWTDASSIIDYLVFAKQYIMQCEERYGIDAVEELLDSCHALMNYGVDRYKRPYPISAEEERRRQKDREEHLQKQINDLWRTIPKGAGKGGEKDSKRFPAEPQENILYFLEKHAPLLEPWQREVIRIVRKIAQYFYPQRQTQVMNEGWATFWHYTLMNDLYDEGLVTDGFMMEFLQSHTSVVYQPSFDSPYYSGINPYALGFAMYRDIRRICEAPTEEDKRWFPDIAGSDWLTTLKFAMTSFKDESFILQFLSPKVIRDFKLFGILDDDQKDELLVPAIHDESGYRTIRELLAAQYNLGNREPNIQIWNVDRRGDRSLTLRHQQHDRKPLGESTGEVLKHLHRLWGFDIHLETLQGDQLITTQHVPPRNTAEGEGEYPRLDLVIPPI, from the coding sequence ATGAGTCCTGCCGAGAAGAAACGCCAGCCGATCTCCACCGGTTCGGAATGGACCTTCGAGCTGATCCGCACCTACGACCGTGAGATCGCCCGCATCGCCGAGCGCTATGCGCTGGACACCTACCCCAACCAGATCGAGGTGATCACTGCCGAGCAGATGATGGACGCCTACGCCTCGGTGGGCATGCCGCTGGGCTACCACCACTGGTCATACGGCAAGCACTTCCTCGCCACCGAAAAGGGCTACAAGCGCGGCCAGATGGGCCTGGCCTACGAGATCGTGATCAACTCCGACCCGTGCATCGCCTACCTGATGGAGGAAAACACCATCTGCATGCAGGCGCTGGTGATCGCCCATGCCTGCTACGGCCACAATAGCTTCTTCAAGGGCAACTACCTGTTCCGCACCTGGACCGATGCCAGCTCGATCATCGATTACCTAGTATTCGCCAAGCAGTACATCATGCAGTGCGAGGAGCGTTACGGTATCGATGCCGTAGAAGAGCTGCTCGACTCCTGCCATGCCCTGATGAACTACGGTGTCGACCGCTACAAGCGGCCTTATCCAATCTCCGCCGAAGAGGAGCGCCGCCGCCAGAAGGATCGAGAGGAACACCTGCAGAAGCAGATCAACGACCTCTGGCGCACCATTCCCAAGGGGGCAGGCAAGGGCGGCGAGAAGGACAGCAAGCGCTTCCCGGCCGAACCGCAGGAGAACATCCTCTACTTCCTGGAAAAACACGCGCCCCTGCTGGAGCCCTGGCAGCGCGAGGTGATCCGCATCGTGCGCAAGATCGCCCAGTACTTCTACCCGCAGCGCCAGACCCAGGTGATGAACGAAGGCTGGGCCACCTTCTGGCACTACACCCTGATGAACGACCTGTACGACGAAGGCCTGGTCACCGACGGCTTTATGATGGAGTTCCTGCAGTCGCACACCAGCGTGGTCTATCAGCCGTCCTTCGACAGCCCCTACTACAGCGGCATCAACCCCTATGCCCTGGGTTTCGCCATGTACCGCGACATCCGCCGCATCTGCGAAGCTCCCACCGAGGAGGACAAGCGCTGGTTCCCGGACATCGCCGGCAGCGACTGGCTGACCACCCTCAAGTTCGCCATGACCAGCTTCAAGGACGAGAGTTTCATCCTGCAGTTCCTCTCGCCCAAGGTGATCCGCGACTTCAAGCTGTTCGGCATTCTCGACGACGACCAGAAGGATGAACTGCTGGTGCCGGCCATCCATGACGAATCCGGCTACCGCACCATTCGCGAACTGCTCGCTGCCCAGTACAACCTGGGCAACCGCGAGCCCAATATCCAGATCTGGAACGTCGACCGCCGTGGCGACCGCTCGCTGACCCTGCGCCACCAGCAGCACGACCGCAAACCCCTGGGCGAATCCACTGGCGAAGTGCTCAAGCACCTGCACCGCCTCTGGGGCTTCGACATTCATCTGGAAACCCTGCAGGGCGACCAACTGATCACCACACAGCATGTACCGCCACGTAACACCGCGGAAGGAGAAGGCGAATACCCGCGCCTGGATCTGGTCATTCCACCCATTTGA
- a CDS encoding multifunctional CCA addition/repair protein, with translation MQIYKVGGAVRDRLLGRPISEVDWVVVGASAEQMLELGYRPVGADFPVFLHPQTGEEYALARTERKSGRGYGGFTFHASPEVTLEEDLIRRDLTVNAMAEDEQGNLVDPYGGQQDLAARLLRHVSPAFAEDPLRVLRVARFAARYAPLGFAVAPETQALMRQLAESGELADLTPERSWKEISRALMEPRPDVFVQVLRDCGALAALLPEVDVLFGVPQPEAHHPEIDTGVHVLAVLRQCAEHQQPLNVRWASLLHDVGKGLTPEVEWPRHIAHEHKGLRLIEAINARCKVPRDCAEMAALVGEFHTQGHRALELRPSTLLELLQRFDVFRRPQRFAEFVAACEMDARGRQGLEQRDYPQAAYLLGAAEAARQVPVKPLLEKGFKGAELGEALNRERLNAIKAHKEQQTT, from the coding sequence ATGCAGATCTACAAAGTCGGCGGCGCAGTGCGCGACCGCCTGCTCGGCCGCCCCATCAGCGAAGTGGACTGGGTGGTGGTGGGCGCCAGTGCCGAACAGATGCTGGAGCTCGGTTACCGCCCGGTAGGCGCCGACTTTCCGGTGTTCCTACACCCGCAAACGGGCGAGGAATATGCCCTGGCCCGCACCGAGCGCAAGAGTGGCCGCGGCTATGGCGGCTTCACCTTCCATGCCAGCCCTGAAGTCACCCTGGAAGAAGACCTGATCCGCCGCGACCTCACCGTCAACGCCATGGCCGAGGACGAGCAGGGCAATCTTGTCGACCCCTACGGCGGCCAGCAGGATCTTGCCGCGCGTCTGCTGCGCCATGTATCGCCTGCCTTTGCCGAGGATCCGCTGCGCGTGTTGCGTGTCGCCCGCTTCGCCGCCCGCTATGCGCCCCTGGGGTTTGCCGTGGCGCCGGAAACCCAGGCGCTGATGCGCCAGTTGGCCGAGTCCGGTGAACTGGCCGATCTCACGCCGGAGCGCAGTTGGAAGGAAATCTCCCGCGCACTCATGGAGCCACGCCCGGACGTATTCGTGCAGGTACTACGCGACTGCGGCGCCCTGGCCGCTTTGCTGCCAGAAGTGGACGTCCTGTTCGGCGTCCCGCAGCCCGAGGCGCACCATCCCGAGATCGACACCGGCGTGCATGTGCTTGCCGTACTACGCCAATGCGCCGAACACCAGCAGCCGCTGAACGTACGCTGGGCCAGCCTGCTGCACGACGTGGGCAAGGGGCTGACGCCAGAAGTCGAGTGGCCGCGACATATCGCCCATGAACACAAGGGGCTGCGCCTGATCGAAGCGATCAACGCACGCTGCAAGGTGCCCCGCGACTGCGCCGAAATGGCCGCGCTGGTGGGTGAATTCCATACTCAAGGCCATCGCGCACTGGAACTGCGCCCCTCGACGCTATTGGAACTGCTGCAACGTTTCGACGTGTTCCGCCGTCCGCAACGTTTCGCCGAATTCGTCGCCGCCTGCGAGATGGATGCGCGCGGTCGCCAGGGGCTGGAGCAGCGCGACTATCCGCAGGCTGCTTACCTGCTGGGCGCCGCCGAGGCTGCACGGCAAGTGCCGGTCAAACCGCTGCTGGAGAAGGGATTCAAGGGTGCCGAGCTGGGCGAGGCCCTCAACCGCGAGCGCCTGAATGCAATCAAGGCCCATAAGGAACAGCAGACAACGTAG
- the folK gene encoding 2-amino-4-hydroxy-6-hydroxymethyldihydropteridine diphosphokinase — MSLTRIYLGLGSNVQRETHLSAGLDALASFLHDLQCSPVFESHAVGIKSGNFFNLVVTAMTDLPLAELDRRLKFIEADNGRYAPDRKGLPLDIDVLLYGEQVGNFNGLVLPRAEILKNAFVLWPLALLAPQLQHPLDGRSFAELWASAQIDQQLWPAAFQWRGAELTPAELLQAHSV, encoded by the coding sequence ATGTCTCTGACGCGGATCTACCTGGGGCTCGGCAGCAACGTCCAGCGCGAGACCCACTTGAGCGCCGGGCTCGATGCGCTGGCTAGCTTTCTCCATGACCTGCAGTGCTCGCCGGTGTTCGAGAGCCACGCCGTGGGTATCAAGAGTGGCAACTTCTTCAATCTGGTGGTCACCGCCATGACCGATCTGCCGCTGGCGGAGCTGGATCGCCGGCTGAAGTTCATCGAGGCCGACAACGGCCGCTATGCGCCGGATCGCAAGGGCCTGCCACTGGATATCGACGTGCTGCTGTATGGCGAGCAGGTGGGTAACTTCAACGGCCTGGTGTTGCCGCGTGCGGAAATCCTCAAGAACGCCTTCGTGCTCTGGCCGCTGGCGCTGCTGGCGCCGCAGTTGCAGCATCCGCTCGATGGGCGCTCGTTCGCCGAACTCTGGGCTTCGGCGCAGATCGACCAGCAACTATGGCCGGCGGCCTTCCAGTGGCGCGGGGCCGAGCTGACGCCGGCAGAGTTGCTGCAGGCGCATTCGGTCTAG
- the tsaD gene encoding tRNA (adenosine(37)-N6)-threonylcarbamoyltransferase complex transferase subunit TsaD, producing the protein MLVLGLETSCDETGVALYDSERGLLADALFSQIDLHRVYGGVVPELASRDHVKRMLPLIRQVLDEAGKQASDIDALAYTAGPGLVGALLVGASCAQALAFAWGVPAVGVHHMEGHLLAPMLEEQPPQFPFVALLVSGGHTQLVRVDGIGQYQLLGESLDDAAGEAFDKTAKLMGLNYPGGPEIARLAEQGTPGRFVFPRPMTDRPGLDFSFSGLKTFALNTWQHCKDSGGDLEQARRDIALAFQQAVVETLTIKCKRALKQTGLNNLVIAGGVSANRSLREHLQRMLGELKGQVFYARPKFCTDNGAMIAYAGCQRLLAGQHEDLAIKVQARWPMENLPSCKP; encoded by the coding sequence ATGCTCGTACTGGGATTGGAAACCTCCTGCGATGAAACCGGCGTCGCGCTCTATGACAGTGAGCGTGGCCTGCTGGCTGACGCGCTGTTCAGCCAGATCGACCTGCACCGCGTCTATGGTGGAGTGGTGCCCGAATTGGCCTCGCGCGATCACGTCAAACGCATGTTGCCGTTGATCCGTCAGGTGCTGGATGAAGCCGGCAAGCAGGCCAGCGATATCGATGCCCTGGCCTACACGGCCGGGCCCGGCCTGGTCGGCGCCCTGCTGGTCGGGGCTTCCTGCGCCCAGGCTCTGGCGTTTGCCTGGGGCGTGCCGGCAGTCGGCGTGCATCATATGGAAGGCCACCTGCTGGCGCCGATGCTGGAAGAGCAGCCGCCACAGTTTCCGTTCGTCGCCTTGCTGGTCTCCGGCGGCCACACCCAGTTGGTGCGGGTCGATGGCATCGGTCAGTACCAGTTGCTTGGCGAGTCGTTGGACGATGCGGCCGGTGAGGCCTTCGACAAGACCGCCAAGCTGATGGGGCTGAATTATCCCGGTGGCCCGGAGATCGCTAGGCTGGCCGAACAGGGTACCCCAGGGCGTTTCGTCTTCCCACGGCCGATGACCGATCGCCCCGGCCTGGATTTCAGTTTCAGCGGGCTCAAGACCTTCGCTCTGAATACCTGGCAGCACTGCAAGGACAGTGGGGGCGACCTCGAACAAGCCCGTCGCGACATTGCGCTGGCCTTCCAGCAGGCGGTGGTTGAGACTTTGACCATCAAGTGCAAGCGGGCGCTCAAGCAGACGGGGCTGAACAACCTGGTGATCGCCGGCGGGGTGAGCGCCAACAGGTCGCTGCGCGAGCATCTGCAGCGTATGTTGGGCGAGCTGAAAGGCCAGGTGTTCTACGCGAGGCCCAAATTCTGCACCGACAATGGCGCGATGATCGCCTACGCCGGTTGCCAGCGCTTGCTGGCCGGGCAGCACGAAGACCTGGCGATCAAGGTGCAGGCGCGTTGGCCGATGGAAAACTTGCCGAGTTGCAAGCCGTAA
- the folB gene encoding dihydroneopterin aldolase, with product MDRVFIEGLEVDTVIGAYDWEREIRQCLRLDLQMAWDNRPAAAGDELDKALDYASVSARIQAFAAEAQFILVETFAERLVQTLMAEFDIPWIRLKLTKPGAVPAARGGVGVEIERGCL from the coding sequence GTGGACAGAGTATTTATCGAAGGGCTGGAAGTCGATACGGTAATCGGCGCCTACGACTGGGAGCGTGAGATTCGCCAGTGCCTGCGCCTGGATCTGCAGATGGCCTGGGACAACCGCCCGGCTGCTGCTGGCGATGAGCTGGACAAGGCGCTCGACTATGCCAGCGTATCGGCGCGTATCCAGGCCTTTGCCGCCGAGGCGCAGTTCATCCTGGTGGAAACCTTCGCCGAGCGCCTGGTGCAGACGCTGATGGCCGAATTCGACATTCCCTGGATACGCCTGAAACTGACCAAGCCCGGCGCGGTGCCGGCTGCCCGTGGTGGTGTCGGTGTGGAGATCGAGCGCGGATGTCTCTGA
- the plsY gene encoding glycerol-3-phosphate 1-O-acyltransferase PlsY — translation MFWLLAILAYLLGSLSFAILLSRLSGRPDPRGSGSGNPGATNMLRLAGKKLAVMTLVGDLCKGLLPILIAKLLGLSLQQQAWIGLAAVVGHLYPLYFRFRGGKGVATAAGMLLGLYPPAALLALTTWTVVFRLTRTSSLASLIATPLTLPLLAWQQPAALLPMCVLTGLIVWRHRGNLRDLFAGHERRF, via the coding sequence ATGTTCTGGCTTCTGGCAATCCTTGCCTACCTGCTCGGCTCACTGTCCTTCGCCATCCTGCTCAGCCGCCTGAGCGGCAGGCCGGATCCGCGTGGCAGCGGCTCGGGCAACCCTGGCGCCACCAACATGCTGCGCCTGGCCGGCAAGAAACTCGCCGTGATGACGCTGGTCGGCGACCTGTGCAAGGGTCTGCTGCCCATCCTCATCGCCAAGCTGCTCGGCCTGAGCCTGCAACAGCAGGCCTGGATCGGCCTGGCCGCAGTCGTCGGCCATCTTTACCCATTGTACTTCCGCTTCCGTGGCGGCAAGGGCGTGGCGACGGCCGCCGGCATGCTCCTCGGCCTCTACCCGCCCGCCGCTCTGCTGGCGCTGACGACCTGGACCGTGGTCTTCCGCCTGACCCGTACCAGCTCCCTGGCCTCGCTGATCGCCACCCCGCTGACCCTGCCACTGCTGGCCTGGCAACAACCGGCCGCCTTGCTGCCGATGTGCGTGCTGACCGGCTTGATCGTCTGGCGCCACCGGGGCAATCTGCGCGACCTGTTCGCCGGCCACGAGCGCCGCTTCTAA